Proteins encoded by one window of Deinococcus radiodurans R1 = ATCC 13939 = DSM 20539:
- the hpt gene encoding hypoxanthine phosphoribosyltransferase, translating to MSLPPGNGPVQISAEQIKARIQELAAQIRSDYAGQRPHLICVLNGAFMFHTDLVRALDMPATIDFMQASSYGTAKQSSGEVRLVKDLAFPISDRHVIMVDDIVDTGITMSYLLHYLQGRGPASLKVAALLSKPSRRKVEVPVDYLGFTIPDAFVYGYGLDRAQLDRNLPFITSQEE from the coding sequence ATGAGCCTTCCTCCCGGCAACGGCCCCGTGCAGATCAGCGCGGAGCAGATCAAAGCCCGTATTCAGGAACTCGCGGCGCAGATTCGCAGCGACTACGCGGGCCAGCGGCCCCACCTGATCTGCGTGCTCAACGGCGCTTTCATGTTCCACACCGATCTGGTGCGGGCGCTCGACATGCCCGCCACCATCGATTTCATGCAGGCGAGCAGCTACGGCACCGCCAAGCAGTCGAGCGGCGAAGTGCGGCTGGTCAAGGACCTCGCCTTTCCCATCAGTGACCGGCACGTGATCATGGTGGACGACATCGTGGACACCGGCATCACCATGAGTTACCTGCTGCACTACCTCCAGGGACGCGGCCCGGCCAGCCTGAAGGTGGCGGCGCTGCTCAGCAAACCCAGCCGCCGCAAGGTGGAAGTGCCGGTGGACTACCTCGGCTTCACCATCCCCGACGCCTTCGTGTACGGCTACGGCCTCGACCGGGCGCAACTCGACCGCAACCTGCCATTTATCACTAGTCAGGAGGAGTAA
- a CDS encoding amidase — MTSPDSASFPDPQRAWVYRPAQPLQTHDAGPLAGLTFSVKDLYGVPGWPLTASTRAPVPDPGASVLVGRLLELGAAALGKTHLHEVALGITGMNGYGGTTHPRDPERVPGGSSSGAAVSVALGQVDFALGTDTGGSIRVPAAWCSVVGYKPTKGHPAWSTEGVLPLSWTCDHAGPLARDLSMVVRVYQALGGGHVTPQDWQDVRVGLWLPEGWTDETVRDAVLAYADDLKARGATVTPVDLPEMLDAYSPIVLSEAARVHAEALQQPDPGFLPFTLMSLRNGAALSEEEVQAAHERRTEYRVLLDRLLAEFDVLLAPAVPTPPPLIGQDEVTLLEGPQVLRRAVLRLNTPFSLLGAPVLSLPSSVPDVGVQLVGRHGQDERLLGLGLSLES; from the coding sequence ATGACCTCACCCGACTCCGCCTCCTTTCCCGACCCCCAGCGCGCCTGGGTGTACCGTCCCGCTCAGCCCCTGCAAACGCACGACGCAGGGCCGCTGGCGGGGCTGACTTTTTCAGTCAAAGACCTCTACGGCGTTCCCGGCTGGCCGCTGACCGCGAGCACCCGCGCCCCGGTGCCCGACCCCGGCGCGAGCGTGCTGGTGGGGCGGCTGCTGGAGCTTGGCGCGGCGGCGCTCGGCAAGACGCACCTGCACGAAGTCGCGCTGGGGATTACCGGGATGAACGGCTATGGCGGCACCACACACCCCCGTGACCCCGAGCGGGTGCCGGGCGGTTCGTCGAGCGGAGCAGCGGTGAGCGTGGCGCTCGGGCAGGTGGATTTCGCGCTGGGAACCGATACCGGCGGCTCGATTCGGGTGCCGGCGGCGTGGTGCAGCGTGGTGGGCTACAAACCGACCAAAGGCCACCCCGCCTGGAGCACCGAGGGTGTGCTGCCGCTCTCCTGGACCTGCGATCACGCCGGGCCACTCGCCCGCGACCTGAGCATGGTGGTGCGGGTGTATCAGGCGCTCGGCGGAGGTCACGTCACGCCACAGGACTGGCAGGACGTGCGCGTGGGCCTGTGGCTGCCCGAGGGCTGGACGGATGAAACGGTGCGAGACGCAGTGCTGGCTTACGCCGACGACCTGAAAGCGCGGGGGGCGACGGTGACCCCAGTGGACCTCCCGGAAATGCTCGACGCTTACTCGCCCATCGTGCTCAGCGAGGCGGCGCGGGTCCACGCAGAAGCTCTCCAACAGCCCGACCCCGGCTTCCTACCATTCACGCTGATGTCCCTGCGCAACGGCGCGGCCCTGAGTGAGGAGGAAGTGCAGGCCGCGCACGAGCGCCGGACCGAATACCGCGTACTCCTTGACCGCCTACTGGCCGAGTTCGATGTGTTGCTCGCCCCCGCCGTGCCCACCCCTCCCCCTCTGATCGGGCAGGACGAAGTGACGCTCCTCGAAGGCCCGCAAGTCCTGCGCCGCGCGGTGCTGCGCCTGAACACGCCGTTCAGTCTGCTGGGGGCGCCGGTGCTGTCGTTGCCGAGCAGCGTGCCCGATGTGGGCGTGCAACTCGTGGGCCGCCACGGGCAGGATGAGCGGCTGCTGGGGCTCGGCCTGAGTCTGGAGAGCTGA
- the msrB gene encoding peptide-methionine (R)-S-oxide reductase MsrB, whose product MTQDTKTDFQKPSDNDLRERLTPIQYQVTQHEGTERAFTGEYWDHDEDGIYVDVVSGEPLFSSLDKYDAGCGWPSFTQPIPDVALTENTDYKIGYARTEVRSASADSHLGHVFPDGPRDRGGLRYCINSAALRFVPLSELDAQGYGQYRALFEGRQG is encoded by the coding sequence ATGACTCAGGACACCAAGACCGATTTTCAGAAACCCAGCGACAACGACCTGCGCGAGCGCCTCACGCCCATTCAGTACCAGGTGACGCAGCATGAGGGCACCGAGAGGGCCTTTACCGGCGAGTACTGGGACCACGACGAAGACGGCATCTACGTGGACGTGGTGTCGGGCGAGCCGCTGTTTTCCAGCCTCGACAAGTACGACGCGGGCTGCGGGTGGCCCAGCTTTACCCAGCCCATTCCCGATGTGGCGCTCACCGAGAACACCGACTACAAGATCGGCTACGCCCGCACCGAGGTCCGTTCGGCGAGCGCCGACTCTCACCTCGGGCACGTTTTCCCCGACGGCCCGCGTGACCGGGGCGGCCTGCGCTACTGCATCAACTCGGCGGCGCTGCGCTTCGTGCCGCTGAGCGAACTCGACGCTCAGGGCTACGGGCAGTACCGCGCGCTGTTCGAGGGCCGTCAGGGCTAA